Proteins encoded within one genomic window of Variovorax sp. OAS795:
- the thrS gene encoding threonine--tRNA ligase produces MIQITLPDNSRREFPGPVSVAEVAQSIGPGLAKMTVAGKIDGKLVDASDIIDRDARLQIITPKDDEGLEIIRHSTAHLVGHAVKQLYPTAKMVIGPVIDEGFYYDISYERPFTPEDMAAIEARMKELIAQDYDVVKKMTPRAEVIEVFKSRGEDYKLRLVEDMPDEQAMGLYYHQEYVDMCRGPHVPNTRFLKVFKLTKLAGAYWRGDAKNEQLQRIYGTAWADKKQLDQYIQRIEEAEKRDHRKLGKELDLFHIDEVAPGVVFWHPKGWAIWQAVEQYMRNIYRDTGYWEVKGPQILDKSLWEKTGHWQNYRDNMFTTESEKREYALKPMNCPGHVLIFKSDLRSYRDLPLRYGEFGQCHRNEPSGALHGIMRVRGFTQDDGHVFCTEDQILEECVAYTAQLQKVYADFGFTDILYKVATRPDNRVGSDELWDKAEHAVMEALRRSGVDFIISPGDGAFYGPKIEYTLKDALGRQWQCGTMQVDFNTAERLGAEYVTESSGRAHPVMLHRAIVGSLERFIGMLIEHHAGALPAWLAPVQVAVLNISEGQADYAASVAKTLQNQGVRVQLDLHNEKITYKIRKHSLQKLPYILVVGDKEKEAGAVAVRARGNQDLGAMSLESFVLRLVQDIADKR; encoded by the coding sequence ATGATCCAGATCACGCTTCCCGACAACTCGCGCCGCGAGTTCCCCGGCCCGGTTTCGGTGGCCGAAGTTGCCCAGTCCATCGGACCCGGGCTCGCCAAGATGACGGTGGCCGGCAAGATCGACGGCAAGCTCGTCGACGCCAGCGACATCATCGACCGCGACGCCAGGCTGCAGATCATCACGCCCAAGGACGACGAGGGCCTGGAGATCATCCGCCACTCGACGGCCCACCTGGTCGGCCACGCGGTGAAGCAGCTCTACCCGACGGCCAAGATGGTCATCGGGCCGGTCATCGACGAGGGCTTCTACTACGACATCTCGTACGAGCGCCCGTTCACGCCCGAGGACATGGCGGCCATCGAGGCGCGCATGAAAGAACTCATCGCGCAGGACTACGACGTGGTCAAGAAGATGACGCCGCGCGCCGAGGTCATCGAAGTGTTCAAGTCGCGCGGCGAGGACTACAAGCTGCGCCTGGTCGAGGACATGCCCGACGAGCAGGCCATGGGCCTGTACTACCACCAGGAATATGTCGACATGTGCCGCGGCCCGCACGTGCCGAACACGCGATTCCTGAAGGTCTTCAAGCTCACGAAGCTGGCCGGCGCCTACTGGCGCGGCGACGCCAAGAACGAGCAGCTGCAGCGCATCTACGGCACGGCCTGGGCCGACAAGAAGCAGCTCGACCAGTACATCCAGCGCATCGAGGAAGCCGAGAAGCGCGACCACCGCAAGCTGGGCAAGGAACTGGACCTGTTCCACATCGACGAAGTGGCGCCGGGCGTGGTGTTCTGGCATCCCAAGGGATGGGCGATCTGGCAGGCCGTCGAGCAGTACATGCGCAACATCTACCGCGACACGGGCTACTGGGAAGTCAAGGGCCCGCAGATCCTGGACAAGAGCCTGTGGGAGAAAACGGGCCACTGGCAGAACTACCGCGACAACATGTTCACGACGGAATCGGAAAAGCGCGAGTACGCGCTCAAGCCGATGAACTGCCCCGGCCACGTGCTCATCTTCAAGAGCGACCTGCGCAGCTACCGCGACCTGCCGCTGCGCTACGGCGAGTTCGGCCAGTGCCACCGCAACGAACCCAGCGGCGCGCTGCACGGCATCATGCGCGTGCGCGGCTTCACGCAGGACGACGGGCACGTCTTCTGCACCGAAGACCAGATCCTGGAAGAGTGCGTGGCGTACACGGCGCAGCTGCAGAAGGTGTACGCCGACTTCGGCTTCACGGACATCCTCTACAAGGTGGCCACGCGGCCCGACAACCGCGTCGGCTCCGACGAGCTGTGGGACAAGGCCGAGCATGCGGTGATGGAGGCGCTGCGCCGTTCGGGCGTCGACTTCATCATCTCGCCCGGCGACGGGGCCTTCTACGGCCCCAAGATCGAATACACGCTGAAGGATGCGCTGGGCCGCCAGTGGCAGTGCGGCACCATGCAGGTCGACTTCAACACGGCCGAGCGCCTGGGCGCCGAGTACGTCACGGAATCGAGCGGGCGTGCGCACCCTGTGATGCTGCACCGCGCCATCGTGGGCAGCCTCGAGCGCTTCATCGGCATGCTGATCGAACACCATGCCGGCGCGCTGCCCGCGTGGCTCGCTCCGGTACAGGTGGCGGTGCTCAATATCAGCGAAGGGCAGGCCGACTACGCTGCTTCAGTGGCGAAAACGCTGCAGAATCAAGGGGTTAGGGTCCAGCTGGATCTGCACAACGAGAAGATTACGTATAAAATACGCAAGCATTCGTTGCAAAAGCTTCCCTATATCCTCGTCGTAGGCGACAAAGAGAAGGAAGCTGGTGCCGTCGCAGTGCGCGCCCGGGGCAATCAAGATCTCGGTGCAATGTCCCTCGAATCGTTCGTACTACGGCTCGTCCAGGATATTGCTGACAAGCGTTGA
- the infC gene encoding translation initiation factor IF-3: MLTIATAFRDRRHREERQHRLNREIMAPEVRLVGPENEPMGVMSLSEALRLAGEADVDLVEVVAAANPPVCRLIEYGKFKYHEQKKAAEAKSKQKVIEVKEIKFRPGTDDGDYNIKMRNIRRFLEEGDKCKITLRFRGREITHQELGLALLQRIRDELADLIVVEQFPKLEGRQMIMMIAPGRKKPGGGGAAKPASTETSAPAAA, from the coding sequence ATTCTGACCATCGCTACTGCATTTCGCGACCGCCGCCACCGCGAGGAACGCCAACACCGCCTGAACCGGGAAATCATGGCCCCGGAAGTCCGCCTTGTAGGCCCGGAAAACGAGCCCATGGGTGTCATGAGTCTCTCCGAGGCCTTGCGCCTTGCCGGTGAGGCTGACGTGGATCTGGTCGAGGTCGTTGCTGCGGCCAATCCGCCAGTGTGCCGCCTGATCGAGTACGGCAAGTTCAAGTACCACGAGCAGAAGAAGGCGGCCGAGGCGAAGTCGAAGCAGAAGGTCATCGAGGTCAAGGAAATCAAGTTCCGGCCCGGTACCGACGATGGCGACTACAACATCAAGATGCGCAATATCCGGCGCTTTCTTGAAGAGGGCGACAAATGCAAGATCACGCTGCGCTTCCGCGGCCGCGAGATCACGCACCAGGAGCTCGGTCTGGCCTTGCTGCAGCGCATTCGCGATGAGCTGGCCGACCTGATCGTCGTGGAGCAGTTTCCCAAGCTCGAAGGCCGGCAGATGATCATGATGATCGCTCCGGGCCGCAAGAAGCCGGGTGGCGGTGGTGCCGCCAAGCCCGCATCAACGGAAACGTCGGCGCCCGCGGCGGCCTGA
- the rpmI gene encoding 50S ribosomal protein L35, whose amino-acid sequence MPKMKTKSSAKKRFRVRPGGTVKRGQAFKRHILTKKTTKNKRHLRGAVAVHETNMVSVAAMLPGRGI is encoded by the coding sequence ATGCCCAAAATGAAGACCAAGAGCAGCGCGAAAAAACGTTTCCGCGTTCGTCCCGGTGGCACCGTCAAGCGCGGTCAAGCCTTCAAGCGTCACATCTTGACGAAGAAGACCACCAAGAACAAGCGTCACCTGCGTGGTGCAGTCGCAGTGCATGAAACCAACATGGTTTCTGTCGCCGCCATGCTGCCCGGCCGTGGCATTTAA
- the rplT gene encoding 50S ribosomal protein L20 → MPRVKRGVTARARHKKVLALAKGFRGRRGNVFRVAKQAVMKAGQYAYRDRRTKKRVFRQLWIARINAASRELGLTYSQFANGIRKAGIEIDRKMLADIAVHDKAAFAGIVEQVKAKLAA, encoded by the coding sequence ATGCCTCGCGTCAAACGTGGTGTAACGGCTCGCGCCCGCCACAAGAAAGTTCTCGCCCTCGCCAAGGGTTTCCGCGGTCGCCGCGGCAATGTCTTCCGCGTCGCCAAACAGGCGGTGATGAAGGCTGGGCAATATGCCTACCGTGACCGCCGCACCAAGAAGCGCGTGTTCCGTCAACTGTGGATCGCGCGTATCAACGCCGCCTCGCGTGAACTGGGCCTGACCTACAGCCAGTTCGCAAACGGCATCCGCAAGGCCGGAATCGAGATCGACCGCAAGATGCTTGCGGACATCGCAGTGCACGACAAGGCCGCTTTTGCCGGCATCGTGGAGCAGGTCAAGGCCAAGCTGGCTGCTTGA
- the pheS gene encoding phenylalanine--tRNA ligase subunit alpha, whose product MNELDSLVDTARAAFAEAKTPAELENAKAQFLGKSGRITELMKGMAALSVDEKKSRGAAINLAKQAIESALTDRRQQLADEELSQQLRAEALDVSLPGRRRIPGGLHPVSRTLERIEEIFSSMGFDVADGPEIESDWHSFTSLNNPPNHPARSMQDTFYVDLNGDDGIPYNLRPHTSPMQVRYAHQHIKKFAAEFEAAAADATGAIKAPEIRVIAPGRTYRVDSDATHSPMFHQCEGLWLGENVSFKDLKVVFTDFCRTFFESDDLVLRFRPSFFPFTEPSAEIDIQFASGPLAGRWLEVAGSGQVHPNVVRNMGLDPERYIGFAFGMGPDRLTMLRYGVNDLRLFFDGDLRFLSQFQ is encoded by the coding sequence ATGAACGAGTTGGACTCCCTGGTCGACACCGCACGCGCCGCCTTCGCCGAAGCGAAAACGCCCGCTGAGCTCGAGAACGCCAAGGCGCAGTTCCTCGGCAAGTCGGGCCGCATCACCGAGCTGATGAAGGGCATGGCCGCACTCAGCGTCGACGAGAAAAAATCGCGCGGCGCCGCAATCAACCTGGCCAAGCAGGCCATCGAGTCCGCGCTGACCGACCGGCGCCAGCAACTGGCCGACGAAGAGCTTTCGCAACAGCTGCGCGCCGAGGCGCTCGACGTGAGCCTGCCCGGCCGTCGCCGCATCCCGGGTGGCTTGCACCCCGTGAGCCGCACGCTGGAACGCATCGAGGAGATCTTCTCGAGCATGGGCTTCGACGTGGCCGACGGCCCCGAGATCGAGAGCGACTGGCACAGCTTCACCTCGCTCAACAACCCGCCGAACCATCCGGCGCGTTCGATGCAGGACACCTTCTATGTCGACCTGAACGGTGACGACGGCATTCCGTACAACCTGCGCCCGCACACGAGCCCGATGCAGGTGCGCTATGCGCATCAGCACATCAAGAAATTCGCGGCCGAGTTCGAGGCGGCCGCAGCCGATGCCACCGGTGCAATCAAGGCGCCCGAGATCCGCGTCATTGCGCCGGGCCGCACCTACCGTGTCGACAGCGACGCCACGCACTCGCCCATGTTCCACCAGTGCGAAGGCCTGTGGCTCGGCGAAAACGTGAGCTTCAAGGACCTGAAGGTCGTCTTCACCGACTTCTGCCGCACCTTCTTCGAGAGCGACGACCTCGTGCTGCGCTTTCGCCCGAGCTTCTTTCCGTTCACCGAACCCAGCGCCGAAATCGACATCCAGTTTGCGAGCGGCCCGCTGGCCGGCCGCTGGCTCGAAGTCGCGGGCTCGGGCCAGGTGCATCCGAACGTGGTGCGCAACATGGGGCTCGACCCCGAGCGCTACATCGGCTTTGCCTTCGGCATGGGGCCCGACCGCCTCACCATGCTGCGCTACGGCGTGAACGACTTGCGGCTGTTCTTCGACGGCGACTTGCGCTTTCTCTCGCAGTTCCAGTAA
- the pheT gene encoding phenylalanine--tRNA ligase subunit beta: MQFPESWLREFCNPPLGSAELAETLTMGGFEVEERRPVAPPFSRIVVGEIKEAVQHPNADRLRVCQVDVGQGALLNIVCGAPNARVGIKVPCALVGAELPPGEDGKPFLIKLGKLRGVESQGMLCSARELQLSEDHGGLLELAADAPVGADVRDVLKLDDALLTLKLTPNLAHGLSVYGIARELAALTGAPLKTPAIAPVAPSFADVLPVKVEAPELCGRFSGRIVRGVNTQVATPAWMVDRLARCGQRSVTPLVDISNYVMFEYGQPSHIFDLDKIHGGLTVRWGKAGEQLKLLNGNTISVDDKVGVIADGEAVESLAGIMGGDATSVSDATRNIYVEAAFWWPEAVQGRSRRFNFSTDAGHRYERGVDPSRTVEIIERITQLIIEICGGQAGAMDDKVLNVPEAMPVTLRVARAARVIGMPLTQAQCADALRRLGFALGEGDGTLTVTPPPHRFDLLIEEDLIEEVARLIGFNNLPTTAPLAPITARVRPEARRSRFAVRRSLAALGYQETINFSFVEAHWEHDLAGNANPVKLLNPIASQMSVMRSSLIGSLLQVLKFNLDRKAPRVRVFELGRVFMRDDSVATTDSTVRGVHQPMRVAGLAWGDADEARWDGKPHRVDFYDAKGDVEALLAPRVPSFEAAEHPAMHPGRTARVLLDGKAIGFVGELHPRWRQKWDFALAPVVFELDLDAVTARPVPMAKPVPRHQAVERDIAVVVAESVTHNALMEAIRSAPAAQGLLRDATLFDIYRPQVARDAAAVASGGLAQGEKSMAVRLSFQDDTATLTDEQVEPAVRAIVEQLSARLGARLRG, encoded by the coding sequence ATGCAATTCCCGGAATCCTGGCTGCGTGAGTTCTGCAATCCGCCCCTTGGCAGCGCCGAGCTGGCCGAAACGCTCACCATGGGCGGCTTCGAAGTCGAAGAGCGTCGACCCGTGGCGCCGCCCTTCAGCCGCATCGTGGTCGGCGAGATCAAGGAAGCCGTGCAGCACCCGAACGCCGATCGCCTGCGCGTGTGCCAGGTGGATGTGGGGCAGGGTGCCTTGCTAAACATCGTGTGCGGCGCGCCCAATGCGCGCGTCGGCATCAAGGTGCCGTGCGCGCTGGTCGGCGCCGAGTTGCCGCCCGGTGAAGACGGCAAGCCCTTTCTCATCAAGCTGGGCAAGCTGCGCGGCGTAGAGAGCCAAGGCATGCTGTGCTCGGCGCGCGAGCTCCAGCTGAGCGAAGACCACGGCGGCCTGCTCGAACTCGCCGCCGACGCACCGGTGGGCGCCGACGTGCGCGACGTGCTCAAGCTCGACGACGCGCTGCTCACGCTCAAGCTCACGCCCAACCTGGCCCACGGCCTGAGCGTGTACGGCATTGCGCGCGAACTCGCGGCCCTGACCGGTGCGCCGCTCAAGACCCCGGCCATCGCACCGGTGGCCCCATCGTTTGCCGACGTGCTGCCGGTGAAGGTGGAAGCGCCCGAGCTCTGCGGCCGCTTTTCGGGACGCATCGTGCGCGGCGTGAACACCCAGGTCGCGACGCCCGCCTGGATGGTCGATCGCCTCGCGCGCTGCGGCCAGCGCAGCGTGACGCCGCTGGTCGACATCTCGAACTACGTCATGTTCGAGTACGGCCAACCCAGCCACATTTTCGACCTGGACAAGATCCACGGCGGCCTCACGGTGCGCTGGGGCAAGGCGGGCGAGCAGCTCAAGCTGCTGAACGGCAACACCATCAGCGTCGACGACAAGGTCGGCGTCATTGCCGACGGCGAGGCCGTCGAGTCGCTCGCCGGCATCATGGGCGGCGATGCCACGTCGGTGTCGGACGCCACGCGCAACATCTACGTCGAGGCTGCGTTCTGGTGGCCCGAAGCCGTGCAGGGCCGCTCGCGCCGCTTCAACTTCTCGACCGACGCCGGCCACCGCTACGAGCGTGGCGTGGACCCGAGCCGCACGGTCGAGATCATCGAGCGCATCACGCAGCTCATCATCGAGATTTGCGGCGGCCAGGCTGGCGCCATGGACGACAAGGTGTTGAACGTGCCCGAGGCCATGCCCGTCACGCTGCGCGTGGCCCGGGCCGCGCGCGTCATCGGCATGCCTTTGACGCAGGCGCAATGTGCCGACGCGCTGCGCCGGCTCGGCTTTGCGCTCGGCGAGGGCGACGGCACGCTGACCGTCACGCCGCCGCCGCACCGCTTCGACCTGCTGATCGAGGAAGACCTGATCGAAGAGGTGGCGCGCCTCATCGGCTTCAACAACCTGCCGACCACCGCGCCGCTGGCGCCCATCACCGCCCGCGTGCGGCCCGAGGCCCGGCGCAGCCGTTTCGCCGTGCGCCGCAGCCTTGCCGCGCTCGGCTACCAGGAAACCATCAACTTCAGCTTTGTCGAGGCGCACTGGGAACACGACCTGGCTGGCAATGCCAATCCGGTGAAGCTTCTCAACCCCATCGCCAGCCAGATGAGCGTGATGCGCTCGTCGCTGATCGGCTCGCTGCTGCAGGTGCTCAAGTTCAACCTCGATCGCAAGGCGCCGCGCGTGCGCGTCTTCGAGCTGGGCCGCGTGTTCATGCGCGACGACAGCGTGGCCACCACCGACAGCACCGTGCGCGGCGTTCACCAGCCCATGCGCGTGGCCGGCCTCGCCTGGGGCGACGCCGACGAGGCGCGCTGGGACGGCAAGCCGCACCGCGTCGATTTCTACGATGCCAAGGGCGACGTCGAAGCGCTGCTCGCACCGCGGGTGCCGAGCTTCGAAGCCGCCGAGCATCCGGCCATGCACCCCGGCCGCACCGCGCGCGTGCTGCTGGACGGCAAGGCGATCGGCTTCGTCGGCGAACTGCATCCACGCTGGCGCCAGAAGTGGGACTTCGCGCTGGCCCCCGTGGTGTTCGAACTCGACCTGGACGCCGTGACCGCGCGGCCCGTGCCCATGGCCAAGCCGGTGCCCAGGCACCAGGCCGTGGAGCGGGACATCGCCGTGGTCGTGGCCGAATCCGTCACGCACAATGCGCTGATGGAGGCCATCCGATCGGCGCCCGCGGCGCAAGGGCTGCTGCGCGACGCCACGCTGTTCGACATCTATCGTCCGCAAGTTGCGCGCGACGCAGCGGCGGTGGCGTCCGGCGGCCTGGCGCAAGGGGAGAAGAGCATGGCGGTTCGCCTGAGCTTCCAGGACGACACCGCCACGCTGACCGACGAGCAGGTGGAACCCGCCGTGCGCGCCATCGTCGAACAATTGAGCGCCAGACTCGGTGCACGCCTGAGGGGTTGA
- a CDS encoding integration host factor subunit alpha: MNAAEFTLEALETPALTKAHLADLLFEQIGLNKRESKDMVEAFFDLIANSLIEGTDVKISGFGNFQIRVKAPRPGRNPRTGEAIPIGERRVATFHASAKLKEQIHGNIEPGGTSEVEWSLGAE, from the coding sequence ATGAACGCTGCGGAATTCACGCTCGAAGCCCTCGAAACGCCCGCACTCACGAAGGCGCACCTGGCGGATCTGCTGTTCGAGCAGATCGGCCTCAACAAGCGCGAATCGAAGGACATGGTCGAGGCCTTCTTCGACCTGATCGCCAACAGCCTCATCGAGGGCACCGACGTCAAGATTTCAGGCTTCGGCAACTTCCAGATCCGGGTGAAGGCGCCGCGGCCGGGCCGCAACCCGCGCACCGGCGAAGCCATTCCGATCGGCGAGCGGCGAGTGGCCACCTTCCACGCCAGTGCCAAGCTGAAGGAGCAGATCCACGGCAACATCGAGCCCGGCGGTACTTCCGAGGTCGAGTGGAGCCTGGGCGCCGAATAA
- a CDS encoding MerR family transcriptional regulator, with amino-acid sequence MEKALPPIPVKRYFTIGEVGELCGVKPHVLRYWEQEFTQLRPMKRRGNRRYYQHHEVLMIRRIRDLLYDQGFTISGARNKLQELVQGERDRRKAGVVPLEGMEAVEIDQEEFDAAMHEDDGPGQANAAPRTIDPSQLLHLRRELFEIRELLNVGR; translated from the coding sequence ATGGAGAAAGCGCTCCCGCCGATTCCTGTCAAACGCTACTTCACCATCGGTGAGGTCGGCGAGCTTTGCGGCGTCAAGCCGCACGTGCTGCGCTATTGGGAGCAGGAGTTCACGCAACTGCGGCCCATGAAGCGGCGCGGCAACCGGCGTTACTACCAGCACCACGAAGTGCTCATGATCCGCCGCATCCGCGATCTGCTCTATGACCAGGGCTTTACCATCAGCGGCGCGCGCAACAAGCTGCAGGAACTCGTGCAGGGCGAGCGCGACCGGCGCAAGGCCGGCGTTGTGCCGCTCGAAGGCATGGAAGCGGTCGAGATCGACCAGGAAGAATTCGACGCCGCCATGCACGAGGACGACGGCCCCGGGCAGGCGAACGCCGCACCGCGCACCATCGATCCGTCCCAGCTGTTGCACCTGCGCCGCGAACTCTTTGAAATTCGTGAGCTCCTGAACGTGGGACGGTGA